The Kitasatospora sp. NBC_00374 genome has a segment encoding these proteins:
- the def gene encoding peptide deformylase, which yields MADQHDHEHDHEHDHDEPEAQQVIGEVPDLSKGTARPITVVGNPVLHRECKDVTSFDAELSALIDDMFVSMEAAQGVGLAANQIGVDLKVFVYDCPDDKGVRHIGHIVNPVLEELPAGRRALDDSAEGCLSVPTAYMDLARPDYAAVTGQDKDGNPVRVEGTGFFARCLQHETDHLYGYLYIDRLSKRDRKDALKQMAEGTARYATVPNA from the coding sequence ATGGCGGACCAGCACGACCACGAGCACGACCACGAGCACGACCACGACGAGCCCGAGGCCCAGCAGGTGATCGGGGAGGTGCCCGACCTCTCCAAGGGCACCGCCCGTCCGATCACCGTGGTCGGCAACCCCGTCCTGCACCGCGAGTGCAAGGACGTCACGTCCTTCGACGCCGAGCTCTCGGCGCTGATCGACGACATGTTCGTGTCGATGGAGGCCGCCCAGGGCGTCGGCCTGGCGGCCAATCAGATCGGCGTGGACCTCAAGGTCTTCGTCTACGACTGCCCGGACGACAAGGGCGTGCGCCACATCGGACACATCGTCAACCCGGTGCTGGAGGAGCTGCCGGCCGGCCGCCGGGCGCTGGACGACTCGGCCGAGGGCTGCCTCTCCGTGCCGACCGCGTACATGGACCTGGCCCGCCCGGACTACGCCGCGGTCACCGGCCAGGACAAGGACGGCAACCCGGTCCGGGTCGAGGGCACCGGTTTCTTCGCCCGCTGCCTGCAGCACGAGACCGACCACCTGTACGGCTACCTGTACATCGACCGGCTCTCCAAGCGCGACCGCAAGGACGCCCTGAAGCAGATGGCCGAGGGCACCGCCCGCTACGCCACCGTGCCGAACGCCTAG
- a CDS encoding acyltransferase family protein: MSHTFPPSAPEAPAPQAAPTQAAPAETATRSTGPAKPRLGWLDALRGLAALTIVVQHFSQFLLPGVFARTSHWLDLGSYGVFLFFLVSGYIVPASLERRGSVRGFWLSRLFRIYPLCLVVVGVGVLVWKLGAYRTLSPVNGFATEHPALAALGNLTMLHDFLGMGGALFVMWTLSYEMAFYFLVAALFVLGVHRRSAEISVAFAVAGVAAVGVFPLLAVTHDQAWIRRSVVLVAAAMAVGLLLVMSRRRPLAVGGALVLAALALYLLVANSRTGWFSMAILATMFAGTAFYRAEQGQIGRGRCAVAGALAFGAIVWVGTRYGEGDVLATHLQKQWPITMAATWATFALGYSLRNHRIPRLFSWLGSISYSIYLVHAVLLCVLLRLVGPHAATTLSSGARVGLGVLFCVAVVLLSHLTFRLVEQPFQRLGHRVTKRVEKLGARSV; encoded by the coding sequence GTGTCACACACTTTTCCCCCATCCGCCCCTGAGGCGCCGGCGCCGCAGGCCGCGCCCACGCAAGCCGCTCCCGCAGAGACCGCGACCCGGTCAACGGGCCCGGCCAAGCCCCGCCTCGGCTGGCTGGACGCGCTGCGCGGGCTGGCGGCCCTGACGATCGTGGTCCAGCACTTCAGCCAGTTCCTGCTGCCCGGGGTCTTCGCCCGCACGAGCCACTGGCTCGACCTGGGGTCCTACGGCGTCTTCCTGTTCTTCCTGGTCAGCGGCTACATCGTGCCCGCGTCGCTGGAGCGGCGGGGCAGCGTTCGCGGCTTCTGGCTGAGCCGGCTGTTCCGGATCTACCCGCTGTGCCTGGTCGTGGTCGGCGTCGGCGTCCTGGTGTGGAAGCTCGGCGCCTACCGGACGCTGTCGCCGGTCAACGGTTTCGCCACCGAGCATCCGGCCCTCGCCGCGCTGGGCAACCTGACCATGCTGCACGACTTCCTCGGCATGGGCGGCGCGCTCTTCGTCATGTGGACGCTCTCGTACGAGATGGCCTTCTACTTCCTGGTGGCCGCGCTCTTCGTGCTCGGGGTGCACCGCCGCAGCGCCGAGATCTCGGTGGCGTTCGCGGTGGCGGGGGTCGCCGCCGTCGGTGTGTTCCCGCTGCTCGCCGTCACCCACGACCAGGCCTGGATCCGGCGGTCGGTCGTGCTGGTCGCCGCGGCGATGGCGGTCGGGCTGCTGCTGGTGATGAGCCGGCGCAGGCCGCTCGCGGTCGGCGGCGCCCTCGTGCTCGCCGCTCTCGCGCTCTACCTGCTGGTGGCGAACAGCCGCACGGGCTGGTTCAGCATGGCGATCCTGGCCACCATGTTCGCGGGCACCGCGTTCTACCGCGCCGAGCAGGGACAGATCGGCCGGGGCAGGTGCGCGGTGGCCGGCGCACTGGCGTTCGGCGCCATCGTCTGGGTCGGCACCCGGTACGGCGAGGGCGATGTCCTCGCGACCCACCTGCAGAAGCAGTGGCCGATCACCATGGCCGCCACCTGGGCCACCTTCGCTCTCGGCTACAGCCTGCGCAACCACCGGATCCCGCGGCTGTTCTCGTGGCTCGGCTCGATCAGCTACTCGATCTACCTGGTGCACGCCGTGCTGCTCTGCGTCCTGCTCCGGCTGGTCGGCCCGCACGCCGCGACGACCCTGTCCAGCGGAGCCCGGGTCGGGCTGGGCGTCCTGTTCTGCGTCGCGGTGGTCCTGCTGAGCCACCTGACGTTCCGTCTGGTCGAGCAGCCGTTCCAGCGGCTCGGCCACCGGGTGACCAAGCGGGTCGAGAAGCTCGGCGCCCGGTCGGTCTGA
- a CDS encoding ribonucleotide-diphosphate reductase subunit beta: protein MLLDPGFELTLRPMRYPSFYDRYRDAIKNTWTVEEVDLHSDVADLAKLSEGERHMIGRLVAFFATGDSIVANNVVLSLYKHINSPEARLYLSRQLFEEAVHVQFYLTLLDTYLPDPEDRAAAFDAVENIPSIHQKAQFCFKYMNAVDHLDSLQTKEDRRAFLLNLICFAACVEGLFFYGAFAYVYWFRSRGLLHGLATGTNWVFRDESMHMDFAFSVVDTVRSEEPDLFDDEMAKQVTEMLEEAVEAELQFARDLCGEGLPGMNTESMREYLQAVADQRLARLGMPIRYGSSNPFGFMELQNVQELTNFFERRVSAYQVAVEGSVAFDDDF, encoded by the coding sequence ATGCTGCTCGACCCCGGGTTCGAGCTGACGCTGCGTCCGATGCGCTACCCGTCGTTCTACGACCGGTACCGGGACGCGATCAAGAACACCTGGACCGTGGAGGAGGTGGACCTGCACTCCGACGTCGCCGACCTCGCCAAGCTGAGCGAGGGCGAGCGGCACATGATCGGCCGGCTGGTCGCCTTCTTCGCCACCGGTGACTCGATCGTCGCCAACAACGTGGTGCTGAGCCTCTACAAGCACATCAACTCCCCCGAGGCCCGGCTCTACCTGTCCCGGCAGCTGTTCGAGGAGGCCGTGCACGTCCAGTTCTACCTGACGCTGCTCGACACCTACCTGCCCGACCCCGAGGACCGTGCGGCGGCCTTCGACGCGGTGGAGAACATCCCCTCCATCCACCAGAAGGCGCAGTTCTGCTTCAAGTACATGAACGCGGTCGACCACCTGGACTCGCTGCAGACCAAGGAGGACCGCCGCGCGTTCCTGCTGAACCTGATCTGCTTCGCGGCCTGCGTCGAGGGCCTGTTCTTCTACGGCGCCTTCGCGTACGTGTACTGGTTCCGCAGCCGCGGTCTGCTGCACGGCCTGGCCACCGGCACCAACTGGGTGTTCCGGGACGAGTCCATGCACATGGACTTCGCCTTCTCGGTGGTGGACACCGTCCGCTCGGAGGAGCCCGACCTCTTCGACGACGAGATGGCCAAGCAGGTCACCGAGATGCTGGAGGAGGCCGTCGAGGCGGAGCTCCAGTTCGCCCGTGACCTGTGCGGCGAGGGCCTGCCCGGGATGAACACCGAGTCGATGAGGGAGTACCTGCAGGCCGTCGCCGACCAGCGCCTGGCCCGGCTCGGGATGCCGATCCGCTACGGCTCCAGCAACCCGTTCGGGTTCATGGAGCTGCAGAACGTGCAGGAGCTGACCAACTTCTTCGAGCGCCGGGTCTCGGCGTACCAGGTCGCGGTCGAGGGCTCGGTCGCCTTCGACGACGACTTCTAG
- a CDS encoding ribonucleoside-diphosphate reductase subunit alpha, with amino-acid sequence MLTDRSTDLPQVDPGHVAAAALRGRHAGSDFAELRGLAVEAAASMIAEDPQYSKLAARLLALEISDEAVGQGAVSFSASIAVGHAEGLIGDTTAAFVAKHADAFDALIDQGGDDRFEYFGLRTVQSRYLLRHPITRKVIETPQHFLLRVAAGLAVGDGEQSVREVAELYALMSALSYLPSSPTLFNSGTKHPQMSSCYLLDSPLDNLDSIYSRYAQIARLSKHAGGIGLSYSRIRSRGSLIRGTNGKSNGIVPFLRTLDSSVAAVNQGGRRKGAACVYLETWHADIEEFLELRDNTGEEARRTHNLNLAHWIPDEFMRRVNANADWSLFSPADVPELVDLWGADFDEAYLKAEQAGKAVRTIPAQTLYARMMRTLAQTGNGWMTFKDASNRAANQTALPGRTVHSSNLCTEIIEVTDDSETAVCNLGSVNLGAHVAEGASVADLVNTMDWDRLDATVRTAVTFLDRVIDINFYPTTEAGTSNSRWRPVGLGVMGLQDVFFQLRIDFDSAEAKRLSTLIAERIMLTAYERSSELAEEFGQHSAYAETRAARGQLHIDHFDTAPQWTERWDALRARIATTGLRNSLLLAIAPTATIASIAGVYECIEPQVSNLFKRETLSGEFLQVNPYLVRELKELGVWDQQTRDALREANGSVQELNWLPAGVRSLYRTAWELPQRALIDLAAARQPYIDQSQSLNLFMAAPTIGKLSSMYAYAWKVGLKTTYYLRSRPATRIAQAASGAARTAVPVPTPTLSPEEEAALACSLENPESCEACQ; translated from the coding sequence ATGCTCACCGACCGCAGCACCGACCTCCCCCAGGTGGACCCCGGCCACGTCGCCGCCGCCGCGCTGCGCGGCCGCCACGCCGGCTCCGACTTCGCGGAGCTGCGCGGGCTGGCCGTGGAGGCCGCCGCGTCGATGATCGCCGAGGACCCCCAGTACTCGAAGCTGGCCGCGCGCCTGCTGGCGCTGGAGATCTCGGACGAGGCCGTCGGTCAGGGCGCCGTGTCGTTCTCCGCCTCGATCGCCGTCGGCCACGCCGAGGGCCTGATCGGCGACACCACGGCCGCCTTCGTGGCCAAGCACGCGGACGCCTTCGACGCGTTGATCGACCAGGGCGGCGACGACCGGTTCGAGTACTTCGGCCTGCGCACCGTGCAGTCCCGCTACCTGCTGCGCCACCCGATCACCCGCAAGGTGATCGAGACCCCGCAGCACTTCCTGCTCCGCGTCGCGGCCGGTCTGGCGGTCGGCGACGGCGAGCAGTCGGTGCGCGAGGTGGCCGAGCTGTACGCGCTGATGAGCGCGCTCTCCTACCTGCCCTCCTCGCCGACCCTGTTCAACTCCGGCACCAAGCACCCGCAGATGTCCAGCTGCTACCTGCTGGACTCGCCGCTGGACAACCTGGACTCGATCTACTCGCGCTACGCGCAGATCGCCCGGCTGTCCAAGCACGCCGGCGGCATCGGCCTCTCCTACAGCCGGATCCGCTCGCGCGGCAGCCTGATCCGCGGCACCAACGGCAAGTCCAACGGCATCGTGCCGTTCCTGCGGACGCTGGACTCCTCGGTCGCCGCCGTCAACCAGGGCGGCCGCCGCAAGGGCGCGGCCTGCGTCTACCTGGAGACCTGGCACGCCGACATCGAGGAGTTCCTGGAGCTCCGCGACAACACCGGCGAAGAGGCCCGCCGCACCCACAACCTCAACCTGGCGCACTGGATCCCGGACGAGTTCATGCGCCGGGTCAACGCCAACGCGGACTGGTCGCTGTTCTCCCCGGCCGACGTACCCGAGCTGGTCGACCTGTGGGGCGCCGACTTCGACGAGGCGTACCTGAAGGCCGAGCAGGCCGGCAAGGCCGTCCGCACCATCCCGGCGCAGACCCTGTACGCCCGGATGATGCGCACCCTGGCGCAGACCGGCAACGGCTGGATGACCTTCAAGGACGCCTCCAACCGCGCCGCCAACCAGACCGCGCTGCCCGGCCGCACGGTGCACTCCTCGAACCTGTGCACCGAGATCATCGAGGTCACCGACGACTCCGAGACCGCGGTCTGCAACCTGGGCTCGGTCAACCTCGGCGCCCACGTGGCCGAGGGCGCCTCCGTCGCCGACCTGGTGAACACCATGGACTGGGACCGGCTGGACGCCACCGTGCGCACCGCCGTGACCTTCCTGGACCGGGTCATCGACATCAACTTCTACCCGACCACCGAGGCCGGGACGTCCAACTCCCGCTGGCGCCCGGTCGGCCTCGGCGTGATGGGCCTGCAGGACGTCTTCTTCCAGCTGCGGATCGACTTCGACTCCGCCGAGGCCAAGCGGCTCTCCACGCTGATCGCCGAGCGCATCATGCTCACCGCCTACGAGCGCTCCAGCGAGCTGGCCGAGGAGTTCGGGCAGCACAGCGCGTACGCGGAGACCCGGGCCGCCCGCGGCCAGCTGCACATCGACCACTTCGACACCGCCCCGCAGTGGACCGAGCGCTGGGACGCGCTGCGCGCCCGGATCGCCACCACCGGCCTGCGCAACTCGCTGCTGCTGGCGATCGCGCCGACCGCGACCATCGCCTCGATCGCCGGTGTCTACGAGTGCATCGAGCCGCAGGTCTCCAACCTGTTCAAGCGCGAGACCCTCTCCGGCGAGTTCCTCCAGGTCAACCCGTACCTGGTGCGCGAGCTCAAGGAGCTCGGCGTCTGGGACCAGCAGACCCGGGACGCGCTGCGCGAGGCCAACGGCTCCGTCCAGGAGCTGAACTGGCTGCCCGCCGGCGTGCGTTCGCTCTACCGCACCGCGTGGGAGCTCCCGCAGCGTGCGCTGATCGACCTGGCCGCCGCCCGGCAGCCGTACATCGACCAGAGCCAGTCGCTGAACCTGTTCATGGCCGCGCCGACCATCGGCAAGCTCAGCTCGATGTACGCGTACGCGTGGAAGGTGGGTCTGAAGACCACCTACTACCTGCGCTCCCGCCCGGCCACCCGGATCGCCCAGGCCGCGTCCGGCGCCGCCCGCACCGCCGTCCCGGTGCCCACCCCGACCCTCTCCCCGGAGGAGGAGGCGGCACTCGCCTGCTCCCTGGAGAACCCCGAGTCCTGCGAGGCCTGCCAGTGA
- a CDS encoding GNAT family N-acetyltransferase, protein MDPDTDLVIRRAREEELDAAGELTVEVYVKEGHSRPDSPYAGLLADARRRAEEAELLVAVDPADGAVLGCVTFAAGGNAWADIAEPHEGEIRMLAVARAARGRGAGTALVRAAMERSRELGLAGMAFSTRPHMTAAHRVYERLGFLRTPARDWEPAPGIDVIVYSITF, encoded by the coding sequence ATGGACCCCGACACCGACCTCGTCATCCGCCGCGCCCGCGAGGAGGAACTCGACGCCGCCGGCGAGCTCACCGTCGAGGTCTACGTCAAGGAGGGCCACAGCAGGCCTGACAGCCCCTACGCCGGGCTCCTCGCGGACGCCCGGCGCCGGGCCGAGGAGGCCGAGCTCCTCGTCGCCGTCGACCCCGCGGACGGCGCCGTGCTCGGCTGCGTGACCTTCGCCGCGGGCGGCAACGCGTGGGCCGACATCGCCGAGCCGCACGAGGGCGAGATCCGGATGCTCGCGGTCGCCCGGGCCGCCCGCGGCCGCGGCGCGGGCACCGCGCTGGTGCGGGCCGCGATGGAGCGCAGCCGGGAACTGGGACTGGCCGGGATGGCCTTCTCCACCCGCCCGCACATGACCGCCGCACACCGCGTCTACGAACGACTCGGGTTCCTGCGGACGCCCGCCCGGGACTGGGAGCCCGCGCCCGGCATCGACGTGATCGTTTATTCGATCACATTCTGA
- a CDS encoding helix-turn-helix domain-containing protein: MLTNVVAVVLEEIHPFELGVACEIFGLDRADDGLPVYDFALASARPGLLRTHAGFRVEVPHGVERIAEADLVITAATGVQEEFPAELIEALRAAVERGTRVLSICSGTFLLGAAGLLDGRRCTTHWRHSDRLAARFPLTRVEPDVLYVDEDPVITAAGTASGIDACLHLVRKLQGAEVARGIARRMVVAPHREGGQAQFIARPLPVEDGDSLGGVLDWMRRHLDRENTVDELAARAHMSPRTFARRFHQETGTTPHRWLTGQRLLLAQRLLEGTEEPVDAVAARCGFGNAATLRHHFGRRLGTTPQAYRRAFAGSGPNGPAARV, translated from the coding sequence ATGCTGACGAACGTGGTGGCCGTGGTGCTGGAGGAGATCCACCCCTTCGAACTGGGCGTGGCCTGCGAGATCTTCGGGCTGGACCGGGCCGACGACGGCCTGCCGGTCTACGACTTCGCGCTCGCCTCGGCCCGCCCCGGCCTGCTGCGCACCCACGCGGGCTTCCGGGTGGAGGTGCCGCACGGAGTGGAGCGGATCGCCGAGGCGGACCTGGTGATCACCGCCGCGACCGGCGTCCAGGAGGAGTTCCCGGCCGAGCTGATCGAGGCGCTGCGGGCCGCGGTGGAGCGTGGCACCCGGGTCCTGTCGATCTGCAGCGGCACCTTCCTGCTCGGCGCGGCCGGCCTGCTCGACGGCCGCCGCTGCACCACCCACTGGCGCCACTCCGACCGGCTCGCCGCACGGTTCCCGCTCACCCGGGTCGAGCCGGACGTGCTGTACGTCGACGAGGACCCGGTGATCACCGCGGCCGGCACCGCCTCGGGCATCGACGCCTGTCTGCACCTGGTCCGCAAGCTGCAGGGCGCCGAGGTGGCCCGGGGGATCGCCCGCCGGATGGTGGTCGCCCCGCACCGCGAGGGCGGCCAGGCGCAGTTCATCGCCCGCCCGCTGCCCGTCGAGGACGGCGACTCGCTGGGCGGGGTGCTCGACTGGATGCGCCGCCACCTGGACCGGGAGAACACCGTCGACGAACTGGCGGCCCGGGCCCACATGTCGCCGCGGACCTTCGCCCGCCGCTTCCACCAGGAGACCGGCACCACGCCGCACCGCTGGCTGACCGGTCAGCGGCTGCTGCTGGCCCAGCGGCTGCTGGAGGGCACCGAGGAGCCGGTCGACGCCGTGGCGGCCCGCTGCGGCTTCGGCAACGCCGCCACGCTGAGGCACCACTTCGGCCGCAGGCTGGGCACCACCCCGCAGGCGTACCGCAGGGCGTTCGCGGGCAGCGGCCCGAACGGCCCGGCGGCCCGGGTGTGA
- a CDS encoding histidine phosphatase family protein: MTEISTILNGHRGRSEDSRLPSLLIATRHGESTANVEFRHADASGALTVPITSRDADIPLSMRGQAQAQALGRWWAALPAADRPRSVWSSPYLRTTETTRIALAQASGLGAVPVNLPIRYDERLRDRELGILEMLTKAAIEKEHPAEAVRRRRMGELHYRPPGGESWLDVALRMRSLLRDLAEEEDGRPVLVVAHDCTVLMLRYILDRLTEPQLLALEPVRNCSASLWRADRGRLAPEGWNATEHLG, from the coding sequence ATGACAGAGATCAGCACCATCCTGAACGGGCACCGGGGACGCAGCGAGGACAGCCGGCTGCCCTCCCTCCTGATCGCCACCCGGCACGGTGAGTCGACCGCGAACGTGGAGTTCCGCCACGCCGACGCCTCCGGGGCGCTGACCGTCCCGATCACCAGCCGGGACGCCGACATCCCGCTCTCCATGCGCGGCCAGGCCCAGGCCCAGGCGCTCGGCCGCTGGTGGGCCGCCCTGCCCGCCGCCGACCGCCCGCGCAGTGTCTGGTCCTCTCCGTACCTGCGCACCACCGAGACCACCCGGATCGCGCTCGCCCAGGCCTCCGGCCTCGGCGCGGTCCCGGTCAACCTGCCGATCCGCTACGACGAACGGCTGCGGGACAGAGAGCTGGGCATCCTGGAGATGCTCACCAAGGCGGCCATCGAGAAGGAGCACCCGGCCGAGGCGGTCCGCCGCCGCCGGATGGGCGAGCTGCACTACCGGCCGCCGGGCGGCGAGTCCTGGCTGGACGTCGCTCTGCGGATGCGCAGCCTGCTGCGCGACCTGGCCGAGGAGGAGGACGGCCGGCCGGTGCTGGTGGTCGCCCACGACTGTACCGTCCTGATGCTCCGTTACATCCTGGACCGGCTCACCGAGCCGCAGCTGCTCGCCCTCGAACCGGTGCGCAACTGCTCCGCCAGCCTCTGGCGGGCCGACCGGGGCCGGCTGGCCCCCGAGGGCTGGAACGCCACCGAGCACCTGGGCTGA
- the mctP gene encoding monocarboxylate uptake permease MctP, with amino-acid sequence MHTGVNVTALTVFLLFFVLVTVVGFLASRWRRPQDALHLHEWGLGGRSFGTWVTWFLLGGDLYTAYTFVAVPAAIYGTGAAGFFAVPYTIIAYPLVFLFLPRLWSVSRVHGYVTPADFVRGRYGSRGLSLAVALTGILATMPYIALQLVGIQAVLDVLGVGGSGNWFMKDLPLFLAFAVLAAYTYSSGLRAPALIAFVKDTLVYIVIIVAVIYIPMRLGGYGHIFDAAAQKFSTVNPATGKPSGSLVLGPNAHWTYATLAFGSALALFMYPHSVTGVLASKSRNTVRRNMAIMPAYSLMLGLLALLGFMAIAAGVGKGVKGFNAQLSVPQLFENMFPDWFTGAAFAAIGIGALVPAAIMSIAAANLFTRNIYKEFIRPEATPADETRVAKIASLLVKVGALAFVLTMDKQFAINLQLLGGLWILQTFVSIVGGLFTRWFHRWALLAGWLAGMAYGTWKAYGVSSPATKHFGGSSAEIPFIGEIGYIGLTAFVLNLVVAVALTVVLRAAKAPEGVDSTSPADYGADAGEPAVENAPQPAAAH; translated from the coding sequence ATGCACACGGGCGTCAACGTCACCGCGCTCACCGTCTTCCTGCTGTTCTTCGTGCTGGTCACGGTGGTGGGCTTTCTGGCCTCCCGCTGGCGCCGGCCGCAGGACGCGCTGCACCTGCACGAGTGGGGCCTCGGCGGCCGCAGCTTCGGCACCTGGGTCACCTGGTTCCTGCTCGGCGGCGACCTGTACACGGCCTACACCTTCGTCGCGGTGCCCGCGGCGATCTACGGCACCGGCGCGGCCGGCTTCTTCGCCGTGCCGTACACGATCATCGCGTACCCGCTGGTCTTCCTCTTCCTGCCCCGTCTGTGGTCGGTGTCGCGGGTGCACGGGTACGTCACCCCGGCGGACTTCGTGCGCGGCCGGTACGGCTCCAGGGGCCTGTCGCTGGCCGTGGCGCTGACCGGCATCCTCGCCACCATGCCGTACATCGCGCTCCAGCTGGTCGGCATCCAGGCGGTGCTGGACGTGCTCGGCGTCGGCGGCTCCGGGAACTGGTTCATGAAGGACCTGCCGCTGTTCCTGGCCTTCGCGGTGCTGGCCGCCTACACCTACTCCTCGGGCCTGCGGGCGCCGGCGCTGATCGCCTTCGTCAAGGACACCCTGGTCTACATCGTGATCATCGTCGCGGTGATCTACATCCCGATGCGGCTCGGCGGCTACGGCCACATCTTCGACGCGGCCGCGCAGAAGTTCTCCACGGTCAACCCCGCCACCGGCAAGCCGAGCGGCTCGCTGGTGCTCGGCCCGAACGCGCACTGGACCTACGCCACGCTCGCCTTCGGCTCGGCTCTGGCGCTCTTCATGTACCCGCACTCGGTGACCGGCGTGCTGGCCTCCAAGTCCCGCAACACGGTCCGCCGGAACATGGCGATCATGCCGGCCTACTCGCTGATGCTGGGCCTGCTCGCCCTGCTCGGCTTCATGGCCATCGCGGCCGGTGTCGGCAAGGGCGTGAAGGGCTTCAACGCCCAGCTGTCGGTGCCGCAGCTGTTCGAGAACATGTTCCCGGACTGGTTCACCGGCGCGGCCTTCGCGGCCATCGGCATCGGTGCCCTGGTCCCCGCAGCGATCATGTCGATCGCCGCCGCCAACCTCTTCACCCGCAACATCTACAAGGAGTTCATCCGCCCGGAGGCCACCCCGGCCGACGAGACCCGGGTCGCCAAGATCGCCTCGCTGCTGGTCAAGGTCGGCGCCCTGGCCTTCGTGCTCACCATGGACAAGCAGTTCGCGATCAACCTGCAGCTGCTCGGCGGCCTGTGGATCCTGCAGACCTTCGTCTCGATCGTCGGCGGCCTGTTCACCCGCTGGTTCCACCGCTGGGCACTGCTGGCCGGCTGGCTGGCCGGCATGGCCTACGGCACCTGGAAGGCCTACGGCGTCTCCTCGCCCGCCACCAAGCACTTCGGCGGCAGCTCGGCCGAGATCCCGTTCATCGGCGAGATCGGCTACATCGGCCTCACCGCGTTCGTGCTGAACCTGGTGGTGGCCGTGGCGCTGACGGTGGTCCTGCGGGCCGCCAAGGCGCCGGAGGGCGTGGACAGCACCTCGCCCGCCGACTACGGCGCCGACGCCGGCGAGCCGGCCGTCGAGAACGCACCCCAGCCGGCAGCGGCGCACTGA
- a CDS encoding DUF3311 domain-containing protein, which translates to MSSEVPALPVVTPARVLAGLCLAVPVVSMLWVASYTKSGPEVGGVPFFYWYQLMWVPVSAVFTVGAYLLINRDEKARKAAAGGEV; encoded by the coding sequence ATGTCCTCAGAAGTCCCAGCCCTGCCGGTGGTCACACCGGCCCGGGTGCTCGCCGGGCTGTGCCTGGCCGTGCCCGTCGTCTCGATGCTCTGGGTCGCCTCGTACACCAAGTCGGGGCCGGAGGTCGGCGGGGTGCCCTTCTTCTACTGGTACCAGTTGATGTGGGTGCCGGTGTCCGCGGTCTTCACCGTCGGGGCCTACCTGCTGATCAACCGCGACGAGAAGGCCCGCAAGGCCGCCGCGGGCGGTGAGGTCTGA
- a CDS encoding GntR family transcriptional regulator — protein MSGDRDTSDLPGGTTVPAQSGPATDTAARVPKYYGLKRHLLQLTEVQPAGTPVPPERALAAQFDTSRTTVRQALQELVVEGRLERIQGKGTFVAKPKVAQALQLTSYTEDMRAQGLEPTSRLIEIGYITADERLAPLLDIKPGGRVLRIERLRLANGDPMAIEVAHLSAKRFPALRRNLAKHNSLYTALREVYGVTVAEAEETIETTLADPREAGLLGSDLGLPMLQLSRHSFDTEGQPVEWVRSIYRGDRYKFITRLKRPE, from the coding sequence ATGAGCGGCGACAGGGACACGTCGGACCTCCCCGGAGGAACCACGGTGCCGGCACAGTCCGGACCTGCCACCGACACGGCGGCCCGCGTCCCCAAGTATTACGGCCTCAAGCGCCATCTGCTGCAGCTGACGGAGGTCCAGCCGGCCGGTACGCCGGTCCCGCCGGAGCGCGCGCTGGCGGCGCAGTTCGACACCTCGCGGACCACCGTCCGGCAGGCCCTGCAGGAGCTGGTCGTCGAGGGCCGGCTGGAGCGGATCCAGGGCAAGGGCACCTTCGTCGCCAAGCCGAAGGTCGCCCAGGCCCTCCAGCTGACCTCGTACACCGAGGACATGCGCGCCCAGGGCCTGGAGCCGACCTCCCGGCTGATCGAGATCGGCTACATCACCGCCGACGAGCGGCTGGCCCCGCTGCTGGACATCAAGCCCGGCGGGCGGGTGCTGCGGATCGAGCGGCTGCGCCTCGCCAACGGCGACCCGATGGCCATCGAGGTGGCCCACCTGTCCGCCAAGCGCTTCCCCGCCCTGCGCCGCAACCTGGCCAAGCACAACTCGCTGTACACCGCGCTGCGCGAGGTCTACGGGGTGACGGTGGCCGAGGCCGAGGAGACCATCGAGACCACCCTGGCCGACCCGCGGGAGGCCGGTCTGCTCGGCTCCGACCTCGGGCTGCCGATGCTCCAGCTCTCCCGGCACTCCTTCGACACCGAGGGCCAGCCGGTGGAGTGGGTCCGCTCGATCTACCGCGGCGACCGGTACAAGTTCATCACCCGGCTCAAGCGGCCGGAGTGA